A genomic segment from Saimiri boliviensis isolate mSaiBol1 chromosome 14, mSaiBol1.pri, whole genome shotgun sequence encodes:
- the PLEKHJ1 gene encoding pleckstrin homology domain-containing family J member 1 isoform X4 has product MRYNEKELQALSRQPAEMAAELGMRGPKKGSGFVEDPERKYHFECSSEEQCQEWMEALRRASYEFMRRSLIFYRNEIQKVTGKDPLEQFGISEEARFQLSGLQLPKSAGTTGTSPHTQPSHLDLQREVFGLETSKA; this is encoded by the exons ATGCGGTACAACGAGAAGGAGCTGCAGGCGCTGTCCCGGCAGCCGGCCGAGATGGCGGCCGAGCTGGGCATGAGGGGCCCCAAGAAGGGCAGCG GCTTCGTCGAGGACCCCGAGAGGAAGTATCACTTTGAGTGCAGCAGCGAGGAGCAGTGTCAGGAGTGGATGGAGGCTCTCCGTCGGGCCAG CTATGAGTTCATGCGGAGAAGCCTCATCTTCTACAGGAACGAAATCCAGAAGGTGACAGGCAAG GACCCCCTGGAGCAGTTCGGTATATCCGAGGAGGCCAGGTTCCAGCTGAGTGGCTTGCAG cttcccaagtcggctgggaccacaggcacgagcccccacacccagccgtCACACCTGGATTTGCAGCGGGAGGTTTTTGGTTTGGAGACATCCAAAGCCTGA
- the PLEKHJ1 gene encoding pleckstrin homology domain-containing family J member 1 isoform X2, which produces MRYNEKELQALSRQPAEMAAELGMRGPKKGSVLKRRLVKLVVNFLFYFRTDEAEPVGALLLERCRVTREEPGTFSISFVEDPERKYHFECSSEEQCQEWMEALRRASYEFMRRSLIFYRNEIQKVTGKDPLEQFGISEEARFQLSGLQLPKSAGTTGTSPHTQPSHLDLQREVFGLETSKA; this is translated from the exons ATGCGGTACAACGAGAAGGAGCTGCAGGCGCTGTCCCGGCAGCCGGCCGAGATGGCGGCCGAGCTGGGCATGAGGGGCCCCAAGAAGGGCAGCG TGCTGAAGCGGCGGCTGGTGAAGCTCGTGGTGAATTTCCTCTTCTACTTCCGGACAGACGAGGCCGAG CCCGTCGGAGCCCTGCTGCTGGAGCGCTGCAGAGTCACCCGGGAAGAGCCCGGCACCTTCTCCATCA GCTTCGTCGAGGACCCCGAGAGGAAGTATCACTTTGAGTGCAGCAGCGAGGAGCAGTGTCAGGAGTGGATGGAGGCTCTCCGTCGGGCCAG CTATGAGTTCATGCGGAGAAGCCTCATCTTCTACAGGAACGAAATCCAGAAGGTGACAGGCAAG GACCCCCTGGAGCAGTTCGGTATATCCGAGGAGGCCAGGTTCCAGCTGAGTGGCTTGCAG cttcccaagtcggctgggaccacaggcacgagcccccacacccagccgtCACACCTGGATTTGCAGCGGGAGGTTTTTGGTTTGGAGACATCCAAAGCCTGA
- the PLEKHJ1 gene encoding pleckstrin homology domain-containing family J member 1 isoform X3: MRYNEKELQALSRQPAEMAAELGMRGPKKGSVLKRRLVKLVVNFLFYFRTDEAEPVGALLLERCRVTREEPGTFSISFVEDPERKYHFECSSEEQCQEWMEALRRASYEFMRRSLIFYRNEIQKVTGKDPLEQFGISEEARFQLSGLQA; the protein is encoded by the exons ATGCGGTACAACGAGAAGGAGCTGCAGGCGCTGTCCCGGCAGCCGGCCGAGATGGCGGCCGAGCTGGGCATGAGGGGCCCCAAGAAGGGCAGCG TGCTGAAGCGGCGGCTGGTGAAGCTCGTGGTGAATTTCCTCTTCTACTTCCGGACAGACGAGGCCGAG CCCGTCGGAGCCCTGCTGCTGGAGCGCTGCAGAGTCACCCGGGAAGAGCCCGGCACCTTCTCCATCA GCTTCGTCGAGGACCCCGAGAGGAAGTATCACTTTGAGTGCAGCAGCGAGGAGCAGTGTCAGGAGTGGATGGAGGCTCTCCGTCGGGCCAG CTATGAGTTCATGCGGAGAAGCCTCATCTTCTACAGGAACGAAATCCAGAAGGTGACAGGCAAG GACCCCCTGGAGCAGTTCGGTATATCCGAGGAGGCCAGGTTCCAGCTGAGTGGCTTGCAGGCATGa
- the PLEKHJ1 gene encoding pleckstrin homology domain-containing family J member 1 isoform X1 produces MRYNEKELQALSRQPAEMAAELGMRGPKKGSGERDPGDRDGARLGSVLKRRLVKLVVNFLFYFRTDEAEPVGALLLERCRVTREEPGTFSISFVEDPERKYHFECSSEEQCQEWMEALRRASYEFMRRSLIFYRNEIQKVTGKDPLEQFGISEEARFQLSGLQLPKSAGTTGTSPHTQPSHLDLQREVFGLETSKA; encoded by the exons ATGCGGTACAACGAGAAGGAGCTGCAGGCGCTGTCCCGGCAGCCGGCCGAGATGGCGGCCGAGCTGGGCATGAGGGGCCCCAAGAAGGGCAGCGGTGAGCGGGACCCGGGAGACCGGGACGGTGCTAGGTTGGGCAGCG TGCTGAAGCGGCGGCTGGTGAAGCTCGTGGTGAATTTCCTCTTCTACTTCCGGACAGACGAGGCCGAG CCCGTCGGAGCCCTGCTGCTGGAGCGCTGCAGAGTCACCCGGGAAGAGCCCGGCACCTTCTCCATCA GCTTCGTCGAGGACCCCGAGAGGAAGTATCACTTTGAGTGCAGCAGCGAGGAGCAGTGTCAGGAGTGGATGGAGGCTCTCCGTCGGGCCAG CTATGAGTTCATGCGGAGAAGCCTCATCTTCTACAGGAACGAAATCCAGAAGGTGACAGGCAAG GACCCCCTGGAGCAGTTCGGTATATCCGAGGAGGCCAGGTTCCAGCTGAGTGGCTTGCAG cttcccaagtcggctgggaccacaggcacgagcccccacacccagccgtCACACCTGGATTTGCAGCGGGAGGTTTTTGGTTTGGAGACATCCAAAGCCTGA